In Tursiops truncatus isolate mTurTru1 chromosome 9, mTurTru1.mat.Y, whole genome shotgun sequence, a single genomic region encodes these proteins:
- the TWIST1 gene encoding twist-related protein 1: protein MMQDVSSSPVSPADDSLSNSEEEPDRQQPPSGKRGGRKRRSSRRSAGGGAGPGGAAGGGVGGGEEPGSPAQGKRGKKSAGCGGGGAGGGGGGSSSGGGSPQSYEELQTQRVMANVRERQRTQSLNEAFAALRKIIPTLPSDKLSKIQTLKLAARYIDFLYQVLQSDELDSKMASCSYVAHERLSYAFSVWRMEGAWSMSASH from the coding sequence ATGATGCAGGACGTGTCCAGCTCGCCAGTCTCGCCGGCCGACGACAGCCTGAGCAACAGCGAGGAGGAGCCGGACCGGCAGCAGCCGCCGAGCGGCAAGCGCGGGGGGCGCAAGCGGCGCAGCAGCCGGCGCAGCGCTGGGGGCGGCGCGGGGCCCGGTGGGGCCGCGGGCGGGGGCGTCGGAGGCGGCGAGGAGCCTGGCAGCCCAGCCCAAGGCAAGCGCGGCAAGAAGTCTGCGGGCTGCGGCGGCGGGGGCgccggtggcggcggcggcggcagcagcagcggcggcgggaGTCCGCAATCCTACGAGGAGCTGCAGACGCAGCGGGTCATGGCTAACGTGCGGGAGCGCCAGCGCACGCAGTCGCTGAACGAGGCATTCGCCGCGCTGCGGAAGATCATCCCCACGCTGCCTTCGGACAAGCTGAGCAAGATCCAGACCCTCAAGTTGGCGGCCAGGTATATCGACTTCCTCTACCAGGTCCTACAGAGCGACGAGCTGGACTCCAAGATGGCAAGCTGCAGCTATGTGGCCCACGAGCGGCTCAGTTACGCCTTCTCGGTCTGGAGGATGGAGGGGGCCTGGTCCATGTCCGCGTCCCACTAG